The Deltaproteobacteria bacterium genome has a window encoding:
- a CDS encoding AAA family ATPase: MTYLEFFELQQEPFSNAPVSRFYYNSPQHAQALTRLLHAVGNMKGLALLVGDIGRGKTTLARRMLDALPEQEYEAALLVIIHSGITASWLLKRIALQLGVESPAEEKLALLSQLYQRLLQIYESGKKAVVLIDEAQMLATREIMEEFRGLLNLEVPERKLISFVFFGLPEIEENLKLDPPLRQRVALRYKLEPFSVDSTEAYVTHRLKLAGAPRIPFTPEAIQAIHRFSLGTPRVINTICDNALYEAFLLRQPDIDGQFIARVAGDLGIDIPEVPQESEQRTARPPSIVPGLTPAAPAPPTPVDLSDIDRYLESLSK, translated from the coding sequence ATGACGTACCTCGAGTTCTTCGAGCTCCAGCAGGAGCCTTTCTCGAACGCGCCGGTCAGCCGCTTCTATTACAACTCGCCCCAGCACGCCCAAGCGTTAACCAGATTGTTACACGCGGTGGGCAACATGAAGGGCCTGGCGCTGCTGGTCGGCGACATCGGCCGGGGCAAGACCACCCTCGCGCGCCGCATGCTCGACGCCCTGCCGGAGCAGGAGTACGAGGCCGCGCTGCTGGTGATCATCCACTCCGGCATCACCGCGAGCTGGCTGCTCAAGCGCATCGCCCTGCAGCTGGGCGTGGAGAGCCCGGCCGAGGAGAAGCTGGCGCTGCTCTCGCAGCTCTACCAGCGCCTCCTGCAGATCTACGAGAGCGGCAAGAAGGCCGTGGTCCTCATCGACGAGGCCCAGATGCTGGCCACCCGCGAGATCATGGAGGAGTTCCGCGGGCTGCTGAACCTCGAGGTGCCCGAGCGCAAGCTCATCAGCTTCGTCTTCTTCGGCCTGCCGGAGATCGAAGAGAACCTGAAGCTGGATCCGCCGCTGCGGCAGCGGGTGGCGCTGCGCTACAAGCTCGAGCCGTTCAGCGTGGACTCGACGGAAGCCTACGTGACCCACCGCTTGAAGCTGGCGGGCGCGCCGCGCATCCCGTTCACGCCCGAGGCCATCCAGGCCATCCACCGCTTCAGCCTGGGCACGCCGCGCGTGATCAACACCATCTGCGACAACGCGCTCTACGAGGCGTTCCTGCTCCGGCAGCCGGACATCGACGGGCAGTTCATCGCCCGCGTCGCCGGCGACCTGGGCATCGACATCCCCGAGGTGCCGCAGGAGAGCGAGCAGCGCACGGCCCGGCCGCCGTCGATTGTGCCCGGGCTCACACCGGCCGCCCCCGCGCCGCCCACGCCGGTGGACCTGTCGGACATCGACCGGTACCTCGAGAGCCTCTCGAAGTAG